A region of the Vigna unguiculata cultivar IT97K-499-35 chromosome 9, ASM411807v1, whole genome shotgun sequence genome:
tgcCACGTGACCTACCACGAGGTCGAAACCGATGGATGCTTACTTCATAATTCTTTTGTCACACGCACCAGACATGTAGGTATTTTCAGCAATCGACAATTAATTGCTTATTTAGCAtcaataaaactattttcaaaaataaacaaaaccatGAAAAGGCTTAGGTTAGTGATGTGTACATCACAACTTATAAGGTCTTCGTCAAATATGTCAATGAGTGCATTTATTGAAACTGTGAAAAGATTAATACATATTATCCCCTTTATCTAAATTATACATCTTATTAACttaatataattacatttacaatgaaaaaaatgtttttacttattaagtttcatcgcagagaaaaaaagaaaggaaagagggagagaaaaaaacgtaaaagaTATAATggtttttacttattttatttttgcgttcaaatatatatatatatatatatatatatatatatatatatatatatatatatatatatatatatatatatatatatatatatatatatatttctgaaAGTGACATTGTAAAatggttattttaaaaatttgtggAGGTGAAGGAAGTGAAAGCCTATATATACGTGCTAGCTTaacaaaacgaaaataaaagCCCATGGCAGAACATGGCCCAGAGCGCCCATAACAACTTATTTTCCTTCGTGTAACACTTATTTTAGTCACTTGTGAAGACTCCATTAACACCTTCACGATATTTAATTACCATTCGATTCCTAAGAATTAATATAAGACTCTAAGAATTTCAATCACTCTCACAAGACTTTCTAAAATGCTCTCAGGCTTTTTTACATATGAAAAGTGAATTTAAGAATTTGAACCATAAGGaagataaattattataagtGAATGCTAATTACAGAACATTAACGTCCAAGCTATTGTTCCCTTTCCCTATTGAACCCTGATGGGTTTGTTTACTAAATTAAGCTTTATATtaacataacaaaaatttacatcatatttttatatataaggaAACTTCTACGTGAAACTTTTAAAcgaaaacatatataaaagaaaataaaaaagttttaaaggGAAGATGGGACTGTGTTAACAACTGAACAAGCCTGTTTAACCTTTCAGAACACTTTCTTTAGTTTATTGGTGTCACTAAGGTTGTTGGTTGCATGTCCTTGTTTGTGTCTCGCTCCAACAGGTTCTTCCCATGTTTCATCACATCCTGTTTCATCTTCCCCAAACTCATCTCTCACCAAATAATGCTGTTGATAATATCTAAAGGCCACAAATAACACGAACACTGCAAATAACACAATTTCATCCGTTGGTTATCGGTTCGACTCTCCGGTAAAAAATACTAATCATTTATATTATCgtaagaaatgaattttaagtctaattcaatcttacaaaatcaattttaaattttgagataagatttacactttatttatatattctgaGATTGTGTCATCACTAATTGATGTGGTACTTTCAAcattatttggatttttttaaataggtttattttaggaaaaaaaataaggacATTGCAAATCAAACAAAAGAATTGAAATTCAAACCTAAActctaaattcatattttaaaaagtaaaagatgcAGTGTGAGGAAACATAAGTACCTGCCCAAATGCGAGCAACAACTGACGATAAATTCCAGACAAGCCCAAAGATGCCAAGAGCCACTGCTTTTTTGTGTGTGCATGAATCCCAAGCATCTCGGAATCGCCGAATCCAAAAATTTCCTTCATGTCATTAAAAAAACTGTGACCATATATTCATACTCACTATTTCGTCtttcatcctttttttttccccttacaattacaaaattcatttcttttaattaccaCATTACTGTTCTCATTTGGAGGtaaaaagattattttccttaaaagaaaaacaggaccatttattaaaataacaaaagaataagGTTCTTGGACACAGTAACACGTGAAGAGAGACTATAGTTTTAGGTTTCATCTTTGGGATTGGGACCACTCACTAACACCATTATGTTAATATCCCACACTGTGACTGCGTTCTCTTCTTTTCAAATCAAATTGTcagacacaaaataaaataaaataaagtcagAGATGCTTCATCCATGTGATGCATAAAATTATGCCTCCATCATCACATCAAGTACCAAATCTTTAaagtcataaaatttattatcttgaagcagaattagatttaaagtttCTAACTTTATTTATATCGTTTAGATGGTATAATTGCACTGCATTAAACtattatttgtgtttgtttgtttctGCCCCCATCAGATCCACATTATGATGCAGTTAAAACCCCACCCATTGtataatgaaacaaaataaaatcatagtTAGCCAAGAACCCACTGAAAATTCCAACCTCTTTTGTCATTTACTTCATATATGTCCATGATCGGGTTAGATTACACTAAAGAGTAGAGAGACAATTCAAACATCGTTAACTCAGTTTAGCATCTAGCACTAGCAGTTCCTAATTACACTAACTGTACTATGTTGTTTACAGCAGCTAAAAGTTGTAGGGTCATAATTCAGGCATTAAATAATGTTAGAAAAAGCAACATCAATTTCAGGAAATTACCATATGCAGTTAACTGTGCAGAATAAGAAGTGCAGATCTTTGGTACAGTAAAAACTCCGAAGAAGCCTGAGGCAAATGACGGCAAAACAAATGTCAGTAATCGATTTGGTGAAAGGGCACTTTCAAtaactaatagtaataataataataatgaggaTGAAGGGGGTGGAGAAGAAAGATGCATTTTTCACTTCCATAGTTATGCAAAGAGTGAGAAATGTAAATTGCTCGTAATGGTTGATTTCAGAATAATAACGGAACCAGCATGTGAAAAATTTAGCCTTTTTTAGTGTTGAGAGAGTTCTGTTAAGGAATAGGCTTTTGCATGAACCCTTGAAAACTAACCCAATTTGATCATCTTCCAAATGGTTATGTAGCTGCCACATCTCGCTAAAACAAAGAGCAAAACAGCCAACTGCAATTCATTCACAAATGGCAAATTAAAATTTGGTGTTTAATCTTCTGGGTTACTGTAATTTGTAATGTTGATAAGAAGATAATCATAATACCAGTGAGCAAAGGAATCTATTAATTTACCTTTATGGTGGTGCCTGGATCTCCAGAAAACAGGCCTTTGATTTTTGACAGAAACTCGTTTAAGTAAGGAAGGATCAATTTCAGCATCCAAATTGCATCTTCTTCTCCCAATACATAATTTGTGTCCTCAACTTCTATGAAACCCCTGTTAAGTTTGATCCAAAAGAGAATCAGAAAAGATTATGAATGTTCTTGAAAATTGtcattgtaatatatttttcaccATGGTGCTTGGGTTATCACCTGAATATTAGGGATCTATATAGGAAGATGACAGCCAGATAAACAAGACTTATATAGGAAGTCACTGAAATAAGACTGcagaaacaaagaaagaaaagcttCATATCATGGTTCTGTTCTGAAACAGCAAATTATATACTGATAgtatacaaaaaagaaaaaaaaactctgtATAACTGATTTCTAACCTCAGATTGATATCCTTTGCATAAGAAGATGAGACTATGATGAATGTCCCAAATCCAAAAACAAATGCTGATCTTGAAACGTCTCTCCACATGATTAAATCCACTGAAGAGGAGAATTATATGGACAAAGAATCAATACCATTATgtgaataaaattttgacagtaAATTTCACAGTTTCGATGAATCCTCACCTATACTCTGCAATTTGCTTTGGGTTTGTGGAAAGCTGCGGTGTTCTTCCGCCTTTGGAACTGGACCAtcacaataaattataataaacacAAAGCCAACTGGAACAAATTGAAAGAACAAACTGAAAATTCCTTACTTGAATTAGCTTGGGCGAAATTCCGGTGAATTGTGGAATTCCTTCTGATTGTAGGAGATTGCTTCAGACTATGAGGAACAGAAACTGgctttctttcatttttgtgaTGAAATCGCATGTGGGCACTCACAATCCTCTTAGGTTCTGGTTCATTTAGAATCTTCTTAGGTTCTGGTTCCTTCATAATCTTCTTTGGTTCTGATTCATTCAGAACCACCTTCTTTTCCGGTTCATTCACAATAACCTTTTTGTCCTGTTCTTTCCCAGCAACCTCATCACTTTCTGGCTCTCTGACAACCATAGTTTCTGCAATACTAATTTCCTTCACATCAATTCTCTCCTCCATCTCAATCTCAATTTCTTCCCCTTCTTCATCTCCTTCATCTGCTTCATCAACTGCAACTTCATCTGAATCATCACCAACCTGAACCGACAATTCTGTTGAACATTGAACCGCATTCGCTGAGCTGTTAGATATGACCTTCTCTTGGCACACATCATCCAAATCCATGCAACTATTATCGTCAGCGTCATTCTTCTCATTCTCAACCTCAATCTTTTCATCGGTTGGTTCATCAGCAACTAAATCCAATTCGGATTTCGTGTTCCTCAATTGAATTGAGCTGACACCAGGAGAAGCACTCTTCTTTATTGGATCTGACTTGCTCTTCCTCAATTGTGCCGGACTCCTCTCATGCCCCTCGTCTGATTCACTACTCTTCTGTGTCTCAGATCTCTTCTTTTTGGGATAAACTGGACTTCTCTCAAGTTTATTCGCAAAAGAAGCAATCTTTCTGGTCTGTGTTGGACTCTTCTTTATTCCATCAGAGGAAGAAATGTTCAGCTCCTCGGAACTCTTCAGGGTCTCTGTCTTCCCTCTTGCCACCTGAATTGGGATCTTATTATCTGACCCCTCAGAGCTCTCAGATTTCCAAGTTTTCCTCTTTCCACACCCAATTGGGCTTCTTTTCAATCTGGCACCGCCACCATTTTCTTCAGGATTTTCCTCTGCGTTAAACACCTTGATCCCACCTCTCACTTCATCACTCTTCATTCTGCTCTCCCACACTGACCCTGCAACCACACTCCCTCTAGCCCCTACCCTCCTTTTGCCAACTTCCATCaatttatctcctttttctacCTGGCTATCAGTACTCCAATGGGTCATAGGTGGTTAGTGGATAAGAGGCTTCTAGCTCAAGCAATGGCGGTTGGTGGGGTGCAACATTGGGATCCTTTTGCAAAACAATtgagagtgagtgagtgaggGAGAGATCAAAAGTAGAGAGAGTAGTTggtcacttttcttttttcctttttattttatctctttctGTATGATAACTGTGCCATACCAGGGTAAGAAAAAGCAAAGGTAAATTTGGTGGGGTTGAATGATTAGGGTGCTGAGGAAGAGAAGAACCCTTCTTTTTCTAGCATCGATTTGATTGATTCCCTCTGATCTCTCGTCACTCTTACCGAGGCACTCTAAAAGTCATTAATAGTCTCACTCTCACATCACATGAAACTGTACACCTAAATTTGCTGCATGTAATATGTATCTTGTCCTTCTTCTCAGAGAGTCCAAAGTGCGTGTGAATTCTGCAGTGTACTTATGGAATTGAGTGTATTTTCTTAGCGGTTTTGTCCATAGCCTGCTTACGTGTAATGGTGGAGGCACAAGGAAATGCGATTTGTCATGGTAGCTACAAGTACCTTGGCAGAATACCAGACAAACACACCCGGTCAGTTATCCTCTTTAATGTTGTCGTGCTTCACAAAATATGAATACCTAAGCAAATGCTGCTCTTGTATCCAATTGCTTGAAATTGAAACTTAAGACAAGATGCACTAAAATAATGTATCAACATTTGTGATATTTAAGAACATATTATACTTTTCTTTACCAATTAAGAGACtgattagaaaaattaatttttttgttcaattaattGGGTCCACTGGTATGATAGGTCTTGTTTTTGCTAAGTGGGTGTTACATTTAACCAAtactatttaattatatcaattgaTCATTTGTGTGCAGATGGATTTCTATATAACTGCTATAGCAGAAACTTTAGACAATGAGAATCCCAGAAGACCATGGCAAAACAATTTGACAGAAACTAACTGGTTTCATCCATTTGAGTTTTCTGCTATTGCTTTTGCCCAATTAAAAGCATCTATTGCTGCTAATgatgtttttcaaaattactGCTGTCTAATTTTTATACTGACATGGATCATTACTACAACATAGAATACTAAGAAACATAACGTAAACATGTGTTTCAACTtggattaaagaaaaattaaattgtgctACTTTGAAATGTGGAATAGATTTAATTTTGCTAACAAGTCAACAGTAGATAAAGATCAGTTACttttgaatgacaatttattGTGATACACTGATCATGGTCCCCTCAGAAACTAAGGCTTCAAAAGTTTTGGCGTTATTCAATTGTCGCATTAAGAATCACATACCACAATACAAAGGAAGGAGGTGAAAATGTTATGTTCTTGCGTGTGAGAAAATTAGTTACTGCATGTGGGAATGTTTGGTGAAAGGGTAAGTGGTAGAATCCAACGAGCAAAGCACAGAACAAAAGGTTTTAGAGTTACCCCacacaacaatttttttccctttcttctttttctgctgAGACGGGTCTGTCATGTGAGGCAAAATCATGCAAAAGAATCCATTTTACACGGAACGTGACGACAAATTAAAGTTGCATACGACCAACACTCACCGACACCAGTAGTTACTGTATTTTGGTGGTATTGCATTTTATCCCCTTTGATCTGTTGAGGATGATGTTGGCAACATGTAACACTTTGTCACATTATTCCTTCCTCAACATTTGTTTATCTTTATGCTTTTCTTTATTGTCCATTAATGTTAATGGTGCGTGTTCATTCGTATTAAATTAATCATATGCatataattaacttaatttgtaattaatgtttttaatatgatgGGTGTTCTGATTGAATTAAATAACCTTAAGACTGAGTTTTAAGTATTGATAAGATCCTTTCATAGTTGATGAAGATGTTGATGGCAAATATTTTGTCATTCCATGTGCTAAAATCGGTGGTGGAACTGTATA
Encoded here:
- the LOC114163224 gene encoding reticulon-like protein B21, with the translated sequence MTHWSTDSQVEKGDKLMEVGKRRVGARGSVVAGSVWESRMKSDEVRGGIKVFNAEENPEENGGGARLKRSPIGCGKRKTWKSESSEGSDNKIPIQVARGKTETLKSSEELNISSSDGIKKSPTQTRKIASFANKLERSPVYPKKKRSETQKSSESDEGHERSPAQLRKSKSDPIKKSASPGVSSIQLRNTKSELDLVADEPTDEKIEVENEKNDADDNSCMDLDDVCQEKVISNSSANAVQCSTELSVQVGDDSDEVAVDEADEGDEEGEEIEIEMEERIDVKEISIAETMVVREPESDEVAGKEQDKKVIVNEPEKKVVLNESEPKKIMKEPEPKKILNEPEPKRIVSAHMRFHHKNERKPVSVPHSLKQSPTIRRNSTIHRNFAQANSIPKAEEHRSFPQTQSKLQSIVDLIMWRDVSRSAFVFGFGTFIIVSSSYAKDINLSLISVTSYISLVYLAVIFLYRSLIFRGFIEVEDTNYVLGEEDAIWMLKLILPYLNEFLSKIKGLFSGDPGTTIKLAVLLFVLARCGSYITIWKMIKLGFFGVFTVPKICTSYSAQLTAYGNFWIRRFRDAWDSCTHKKAVALGIFGLVWNLSSVVARIWAVFVLFVAFRYYQQHYLVRDEFGEDETGCDETWEEPVGARHKQGHATNNLSDTNKLKKVF